A part of Diceros bicornis minor isolate mBicDic1 chromosome 10, mDicBic1.mat.cur, whole genome shotgun sequence genomic DNA contains:
- the HNRNPA3 gene encoding heterogeneous nuclear ribonucleoprotein A3 isoform X2, translating into MEGHDPKEPEQLRKLFIGGLSFETTDDSLREHFEKWGTLTDCVVMRDPQTKRSRGFGFVTYSCVEEVDAAMCARPHKVDGRVVEPKRAVSREDSVKPGAHLTVKKIFVGGIKEDTEEYNLRDYFEKYGKIETIEVMEDRQSGKKRGFAFVTFDDHDTVDKIVVQKYHTINGHNCEVKKALSKQEMQSAGSQRGRGGGSGNFMGRGGNFGGGGGNFGRGGNFGGRGGYGGGGGSRGSYGGGDGGYNGFGGDGGNYGGGPGYSSRGGYGGGGPGYGNQGGGGGYGGGGGGYDGYNEGGNFGGGNYGGGNYNDFGNYSGQQQSNYGPMKGGSFGGRSSGSPYGGGYGSGGGSGGYGSRRF; encoded by the exons ATGGAG GGCCATGATCCAAAGGAACCAGAGCAGTTGAGAAAACTGTTTATTGGTGGTCTGAGCTTTGAAACTACAGATGATAGTTTAAgagaacattttgagaaatgggGCACCCTTACAGATTGTGTG gtaATGAGAGACCCCCAAACAAAACGTTCCAGGGGCTTTGGTTTTGTGACTTACTCTTGTGTTGAAGAGGTGGATGCAGCAATGTGTGCTCGACCACACAAGGTTGATGGGCGTGTAGTAGAACCAAAGAGAGCTGTTTCTAGAGAG GATTCTGTAAAGCCTGGTGCCCATCTAACAGTGAAGAAAATTTTTGTGGGTGGTATtaaagaagatacagaagaatatAATTTGAGAGACTACTTTGAAAAGTATGGCAAGATTGAAACCATAGAAGTTATGGAAGACAGGCAGAGTGGAAAAAAGAGAGGATTTGCTTTTGTAACTTTTGATGATCATGATACAGTTGATAAAATTGTTG ttcAGAAATACCACACTATTAATGGGCATAATTGTGAAGTGAAAAAGGCCCTTTCTAAACAAGAAATGCAGTCGGCTGGATCGCAAAGAG GTCGTGGAGGTGGATCTGGCAACTTTATGGGTCGTGGAGGAAACTTTGGAGGTGGTGGAGGTAACTTTGGCCGTGGTGGAAACTTTGGTGGAAGAG GAGGCTatggtggaggtggtggcagCAGAGGTAGTTATGGAGGAGGTGATGGTGGATATAATGGTTTTGGAGGTGATG GTGGCAACTATGGCGGTGGTCCTGGTTATAGTAGTAGAGGAGGCTATGGTGGTGGTGGACCAGGATATGgaaaccagggtggtggtggaggaTATGGTGGCGGTGGTGGAGGATATGATGGCTACAATGAAGGAGGAAATTTTGGCGGTG GTAACTATGGTGGTGGGAACTATAATGATTTTGGAAATTATAGTGGACAACAGCAATCAAATTATGGACCCATGAAGGGGGGCAGTTTTGGTGGAAGAAGCTCGGGCAGTCCCTATGGTG GTGGTTATGGATCTGGTGGTGGAAGTGGTGGATATGGTAGCAGAAGGTTCTAA
- the HNRNPA3 gene encoding heterogeneous nuclear ribonucleoprotein A3 isoform X1 translates to MEVKPPPGRPQPDSGRRRRRRGEEGHDPKEPEQLRKLFIGGLSFETTDDSLREHFEKWGTLTDCVVMRDPQTKRSRGFGFVTYSCVEEVDAAMCARPHKVDGRVVEPKRAVSREDSVKPGAHLTVKKIFVGGIKEDTEEYNLRDYFEKYGKIETIEVMEDRQSGKKRGFAFVTFDDHDTVDKIVVQKYHTINGHNCEVKKALSKQEMQSAGSQRGRGGGSGNFMGRGGNFGGGGGNFGRGGNFGGRGGYGGGGGSRGSYGGGDGGYNGFGGDGGNYGGGPGYSSRGGYGGGGPGYGNQGGGGGYGGGGGGYDGYNEGGNFGGGNYGGGNYNDFGNYSGQQQSNYGPMKGGSFGGRSSGSPYGGGYGSGGGSGGYGSRRF, encoded by the exons ATGGAGGTAAAACCGCCGCCCGGTCGCCCCCAGCCCGACTCCGgccgtcgccgccgccgccggggggAGGAG GGCCATGATCCAAAGGAACCAGAGCAGTTGAGAAAACTGTTTATTGGTGGTCTGAGCTTTGAAACTACAGATGATAGTTTAAgagaacattttgagaaatgggGCACCCTTACAGATTGTGTG gtaATGAGAGACCCCCAAACAAAACGTTCCAGGGGCTTTGGTTTTGTGACTTACTCTTGTGTTGAAGAGGTGGATGCAGCAATGTGTGCTCGACCACACAAGGTTGATGGGCGTGTAGTAGAACCAAAGAGAGCTGTTTCTAGAGAG GATTCTGTAAAGCCTGGTGCCCATCTAACAGTGAAGAAAATTTTTGTGGGTGGTATtaaagaagatacagaagaatatAATTTGAGAGACTACTTTGAAAAGTATGGCAAGATTGAAACCATAGAAGTTATGGAAGACAGGCAGAGTGGAAAAAAGAGAGGATTTGCTTTTGTAACTTTTGATGATCATGATACAGTTGATAAAATTGTTG ttcAGAAATACCACACTATTAATGGGCATAATTGTGAAGTGAAAAAGGCCCTTTCTAAACAAGAAATGCAGTCGGCTGGATCGCAAAGAG GTCGTGGAGGTGGATCTGGCAACTTTATGGGTCGTGGAGGAAACTTTGGAGGTGGTGGAGGTAACTTTGGCCGTGGTGGAAACTTTGGTGGAAGAG GAGGCTatggtggaggtggtggcagCAGAGGTAGTTATGGAGGAGGTGATGGTGGATATAATGGTTTTGGAGGTGATG GTGGCAACTATGGCGGTGGTCCTGGTTATAGTAGTAGAGGAGGCTATGGTGGTGGTGGACCAGGATATGgaaaccagggtggtggtggaggaTATGGTGGCGGTGGTGGAGGATATGATGGCTACAATGAAGGAGGAAATTTTGGCGGTG GTAACTATGGTGGTGGGAACTATAATGATTTTGGAAATTATAGTGGACAACAGCAATCAAATTATGGACCCATGAAGGGGGGCAGTTTTGGTGGAAGAAGCTCGGGCAGTCCCTATGGTG GTGGTTATGGATCTGGTGGTGGAAGTGGTGGATATGGTAGCAGAAGGTTCTAA